In Aliarcobacter faecis, a genomic segment contains:
- a CDS encoding DUF3800 domain-containing protein — MTENIKIIQNILKKQNKYDLAIKLENAVYKDHLIDGWNGGIGEIEISINPNYFLELETIDDDSRNMLIKLFNALPHDYYEINSIRFSINTQVNIETISDTIYIFVDEAGDFDFSSNGSKHYLFTFLVKKRPFNLHEYIASYRYSLLERNLDPLVEKRLDIEAFHACEDNNYIKNELFNIISTFDENSVKAYSYILEKPKVNPEKRNHKDRFYIDNLSFAIQKLLGELNINKNFIIITDRLPVQSNKNKQIGALKKGIKEYLKSKNLDKQLRYDIFHHCSASSTNLQIADYICWAIFRKFERNDETYYKRIEKYLIKVDEMTKDRKEVYYEK, encoded by the coding sequence ATGACTGAAAATATAAAAATAATTCAAAATATCTTAAAAAAACAAAATAAATATGATTTAGCTATTAAGCTTGAAAATGCAGTTTATAAAGATCATTTAATTGATGGTTGGAATGGTGGTATAGGAGAGATTGAAATTTCTATTAATCCTAATTATTTTTTAGAGTTAGAAACAATTGATGATGATTCAAGAAATATGTTAATAAAACTTTTTAATGCTTTACCTCATGATTATTATGAAATAAATTCAATAAGATTTTCTATTAACACTCAAGTAAATATTGAAACTATAAGTGATACTATTTATATTTTTGTTGATGAAGCAGGAGATTTTGATTTTTCATCAAATGGTTCTAAACATTATCTATTTACTTTTTTAGTTAAAAAAAGACCTTTTAATTTACACGAATATATTGCAAGTTATAGATATTCTTTGCTTGAAAGAAATTTAGACCCACTTGTGGAAAAAAGATTAGATATTGAAGCTTTTCATGCTTGTGAAGACAATAATTATATTAAAAATGAACTTTTTAATATAATTTCAACTTTTGATGAAAATAGTGTAAAAGCATATTCCTATATTTTGGAAAAACCAAAAGTTAATCCAGAAAAAAGAAATCACAAAGATAGGTTTTATATAGATAATTTAAGTTTTGCAATACAAAAGCTTTTAGGCGAGTTAAATATAAATAAGAACTTTATAATTATTACAGATAGACTTCCTGTTCAAAGTAATAAAAATAAACAAATAGGTGCTTTGAAAAAAGGGATTAAAGAGTATTTAAAAAGTAAAAATTTAGATAAGCAACTTAGATATGATATTTTTCATCATTGTAGTGCTTCAAGTACAAATTTACAAATTGCTGATTATATTTGTTGGGCTATATTTAGAAAGTTTGAAAGAAATGATGAAACTTACTATAAAAGAATTGAAAAATATTTGATAAAAGTTGATGAAATGACAAAAGATAGAAAAGAAGTCTATTATGAAAAATGA
- a CDS encoding dihydrolipoyllysine-residue acetyltransferase has protein sequence MAKIYEVFIPDLGADKDVDLIDIMVKVGDVVEVEDGLITLETEKASMDVPTPYKGKIVEILVKVGDKVNSGDLIVKVEASDEISIDEPKVEVPTTPKAEEKKVEESVIQTPTQFVKEQTIKSVLEEVRVPDLGAEKDVDLIDVMIHVGDIIVKDYSIITLETEKASMDVPAPFGGEVIEILVQKGQKINSGDLIAKVIKTVVIEDKVPTPLAKTTQEPKIVEKVANSTPTIQEVAARQVEIEDSKVLSKKATKVYASPSVRKVAREFGVDLGFVKGSGNKGRILVEDIKAYVKEQLNKPASATGVGFGFNLPESKEIDFSQFGKIQRVELSRVQKVSGPFLHKNYLSAPHVTQFDEADITELEEFRKEQNSIAKDFKLSPLVFIIKAVEKALKLHPKFNSSLSSDGQELIMKEYFNIGVAVDTPNGLLVPVIKDVDKKGFKDIAIELAELSKKARDGKLTSSDMSGGCFTISSLGGIGGTYFTPIINAPEVAILGVSKSSIKPVFEANEFKPRLILPLSLSYDHKVIDGADGARFTTTLSQLLSDIRLLSL, from the coding sequence ATGGCAAAAATATATGAAGTTTTTATTCCTGATTTAGGTGCAGATAAAGATGTTGATTTAATTGACATAATGGTAAAAGTTGGTGATGTTGTAGAAGTTGAAGATGGTCTTATTACTTTAGAGACTGAAAAAGCTTCTATGGATGTTCCAACTCCTTATAAAGGAAAAATTGTTGAGATTTTAGTAAAAGTTGGAGACAAGGTAAATAGTGGAGATTTAATAGTAAAAGTTGAAGCTAGTGATGAAATATCAATAGATGAGCCAAAAGTTGAAGTACCAACTACTCCAAAAGCAGAAGAGAAAAAAGTTGAAGAATCAGTTATACAAACTCCAACACAATTTGTAAAAGAGCAAACTATAAAATCTGTTCTTGAAGAGGTAAGAGTTCCTGATTTAGGTGCTGAAAAAGATGTAGATTTAATAGATGTTATGATTCATGTAGGAGATATTATTGTAAAAGATTATAGTATTATCACTCTTGAAACTGAAAAAGCATCTATGGATGTACCAGCACCATTTGGAGGGGAAGTTATTGAGATTCTTGTACAAAAAGGACAAAAAATCAATAGTGGAGATTTAATAGCAAAAGTTATAAAAACTGTTGTTATTGAAGATAAAGTTCCAACTCCTTTAGCAAAAACTACACAAGAACCAAAAATAGTTGAAAAAGTAGCAAACTCAACACCAACTATTCAAGAAGTAGCTGCTAGACAAGTTGAAATTGAAGATAGTAAAGTACTATCAAAAAAAGCAACAAAAGTTTATGCAAGTCCTAGTGTAAGAAAAGTTGCTAGAGAGTTTGGTGTTGATTTAGGTTTTGTAAAAGGTAGTGGAAATAAAGGAAGAATTTTAGTTGAAGATATTAAAGCTTATGTAAAAGAACAACTAAATAAACCTGCAAGTGCTACTGGTGTAGGATTTGGATTTAACTTACCTGAATCAAAAGAGATAGATTTCTCACAATTTGGAAAAATTCAAAGAGTTGAACTTAGTCGTGTTCAAAAAGTTTCTGGACCATTTTTACATAAAAACTATCTATCAGCACCTCATGTTACACAATTTGATGAAGCTGATATTACAGAGCTTGAAGAGTTTAGAAAAGAGCAAAATAGTATTGCAAAAGATTTCAAACTTTCACCACTAGTGTTTATCATAAAAGCAGTTGAAAAAGCTTTAAAACTTCACCCTAAATTTAACTCTAGCTTAAGTTCTGATGGGCAAGAGTTAATTATGAAAGAGTATTTCAATATTGGAGTTGCAGTTGATACTCCAAATGGGCTTTTAGTTCCAGTTATAAAAGATGTTGATAAAAAAGGTTTCAAAGATATTGCTATTGAATTAGCAGAGCTGTCTAAAAAAGCAAGAGATGGAAAACTAACTAGCTCTGATATGAGTGGTGGTTGCTTTACAATTTCAAGCCTAGGTGGAATTGGTGGAACATATTTCACTCCAATTATAAATGCTCCTGAAGTTGCAATTTTAGGTGTTTCAAAATCTTCTATTAAACCTGTGTTTGAAGCAAATGAGTTTAAACCAAGACTAATTTTACCACTAAGTTTGTCTTATGACCATAAAGTAATAGATGGTGCTGATGGTGCTAGATTTACAACAACTTTATCACAACTTTTAAGTGATATTAGATTGTTAAGTTTATAA
- a CDS encoding type I restriction endonuclease subunit R, whose translation MNTQDEATLEENLIKQLESLDYERVYIKDEKELLENLKKQLEIHNKTTLSQAEFQRVLNHLNKGDIFEKAKILRDKYALLKDDNKTTVYIEFLDSINWCQNIFQVTSQVTIEGKYKNRYDVTLLINGLPLVQIELKRRGLELKEAFNQINRYQRHSYSFNSALFSYIQIFVISNGVNTKYYSNNKKQSFKQTFFWADESNNNITELREFTKLFLEKCHISKMICRYIVLAQTSKILMVLRPYQFWAVEAIINRVKNTNKNGYIWHTTGSGKTLTSFKASQILTNFSEVEKVVFVVDRKDLDSQTTKEFNSFSEGSVDGTDNTKTLVKQFLGVYKDKKGELKNSKLIITTIQKLNNAINNQRYLKDMQSLKNKKIVFIFDECHRSQFGETHKNIVKFFTNTQLIGFTGTPIFEDNALGNKFGKRTTAELFGERLHKYIITNAIKDENVLKFSVEYVGRYKKKDSANEIDIEVEGIDTKELLESNERIEKIVDYILANHDRKTHSKEFNSIFAVSSVEVLCKYYEAFKKKNQDLKIATIFSYSANEEDKDANGIYALDDSDILIDEANINQHSRDKLEMYISNYNKLFDTNYTTKDTKSFYLYYDDISRRTKKKEIDILLVVNMFLTGFDAPILNTLYVDKNLKYHGLIQAFSRTNRILNEKKSQGNIVCFRNLKNETDEAIALFSNQENEDKVLMESYEYYVEKFNEIFIKLLQIAPSVSSVDSIIDENIQLEFIKTFRELIRVKNILEGFSDFKWFDLSMSEQQFEDYKSKYLDLYDKIKRENSQNEGKVSILKDVDFELELIHKDEINVSYILKLLAKYSQSKTKDKTKQKENINNLINSNPILRSKKELIDEFINSALSGIDIENIEDEFFKFIDVKKEKAFHILCEEEKLEIEKTKSLIENYLYDSRKPLSDDIVNILLVKPKLLERKKIIPRVLDRIVEFVDKFYNFS comes from the coding sequence ATGAACACACAAGATGAAGCAACACTAGAAGAAAATTTAATCAAACAATTAGAGAGTTTGGATTATGAAAGAGTTTATATAAAAGATGAAAAAGAGCTTTTAGAAAATCTAAAAAAACAGCTTGAAATTCATAATAAAACAACTTTAAGCCAAGCAGAGTTTCAAAGAGTGTTAAATCATCTAAACAAAGGCGATATATTTGAAAAAGCGAAGATTTTAAGAGATAAATATGCACTTTTAAAAGATGATAATAAAACAACCGTATATATTGAGTTTTTAGATAGTATAAATTGGTGTCAAAATATCTTTCAGGTTACTTCTCAAGTAACAATTGAAGGAAAATATAAAAATAGATATGATGTAACACTTCTTATAAACGGTTTACCACTTGTGCAAATAGAGTTAAAAAGAAGAGGTTTAGAGTTAAAAGAGGCTTTCAATCAGATAAATCGCTACCAAAGACACTCATATAGTTTTAATAGTGCTTTATTTTCATATATTCAAATCTTTGTAATCTCAAATGGAGTAAATACAAAATATTACTCAAACAATAAAAAACAGTCATTTAAACAAACATTTTTTTGGGCAGATGAAAGCAATAACAATATCACAGAACTAAGAGAGTTTACAAAACTATTTTTAGAAAAATGCCATATATCTAAAATGATATGTAGATATATAGTTTTAGCCCAAACTTCAAAGATACTTATGGTTTTACGACCTTATCAGTTTTGGGCTGTTGAAGCTATCATAAATAGAGTAAAAAATACAAATAAAAATGGCTATATTTGGCACACAACAGGAAGTGGAAAAACTTTGACATCTTTTAAAGCTTCACAAATACTTACAAACTTTAGTGAAGTTGAAAAAGTGGTTTTTGTTGTAGATAGAAAAGATTTAGACTCACAAACTACAAAAGAGTTCAATAGTTTTAGTGAAGGAAGTGTAGATGGTACAGACAATACAAAAACTTTAGTAAAGCAGTTTTTAGGAGTTTACAAAGATAAAAAAGGAGAGCTAAAAAATAGCAAACTTATCATCACAACTATACAAAAACTAAACAATGCTATAAATAATCAAAGATATTTAAAAGATATGCAAAGTCTAAAAAATAAAAAAATAGTATTTATTTTTGATGAGTGTCATAGAAGCCAGTTTGGAGAAACACACAAAAATATTGTTAAGTTTTTTACAAATACACAGCTCATTGGTTTTACAGGAACTCCTATATTTGAAGATAATGCTTTGGGAAATAAGTTTGGTAAAAGAACAACAGCAGAACTTTTTGGGGAAAGACTTCACAAATATATCATAACAAATGCAATAAAAGATGAAAATGTATTGAAATTTTCAGTTGAATATGTAGGAAGATATAAGAAAAAAGATAGTGCAAATGAGATAGATATTGAAGTTGAGGGAATTGATACAAAAGAGTTGCTTGAAAGCAATGAGCGAATTGAAAAAATAGTTGATTATATTTTGGCAAATCACGATAGAAAAACTCATTCAAAAGAGTTTAACTCTATTTTTGCTGTTAGTAGTGTTGAGGTTTTATGTAAATATTATGAAGCTTTTAAAAAGAAAAATCAAGATTTAAAAATCGCAACAATATTTTCATATAGTGCAAATGAAGAGGACAAAGATGCAAATGGAATTTATGCTTTAGATGATAGTGATATTTTGATTGATGAAGCAAATATAAATCAGCACTCAAGAGATAAACTAGAAATGTATATAAGCAATTATAATAAACTATTTGATACAAATTACACTACAAAAGATACAAAAAGTTTTTATTTATATTATGATGATATTTCAAGAAGAACGAAGAAAAAAGAGATAGATATTTTACTTGTTGTAAATATGTTTTTAACTGGTTTTGATGCACCTATTTTAAACACTTTATATGTAGATAAAAATTTAAAATATCACGGGCTTATACAAGCTTTTTCACGAACAAATAGGATTTTAAATGAGAAAAAATCTCAAGGAAATATAGTTTGTTTTAGGAACTTAAAAAATGAAACAGATGAAGCAATAGCACTTTTTTCAAATCAAGAGAATGAAGATAAAGTTTTGATGGAGTCTTATGAGTATTATGTAGAAAAGTTTAATGAGATTTTTATAAAACTTTTACAAATAGCTCCTAGTGTAAGTAGTGTGGATAGTATAATAGATGAAAATATACAGCTAGAGTTTATAAAAACTTTTAGAGAGTTGATTCGAGTTAAAAATATTTTGGAAGGATTTAGTGATTTTAAATGGTTTGATTTATCTATGAGTGAACAACAATTTGAGGATTATAAATCAAAATATTTAGATTTATATGACAAGATAAAAAGAGAAAATAGCCAAAATGAGGGGAAAGTGTCTATTTTAAAAGATGTTGATTTTGAACTAGAGCTAATTCATAAAGATGAGATAAATGTTTCATATATTTTAAAATTATTAGCAAAATATAGCCAATCAAAAACAAAAGACAAAACAAAACAAAAAGAGAATATAAACAATCTTATAAATTCAAACCCAATTTTAAGAAGTAAAAAAGAGCTTATTGATGAGTTTATAAATAGTGCTTTAAGTGGAATTGATATTGAAAATATTGAAGATGAGTTTTTTAAATTTATAGATGTTAAAAAAGAGAAAGCTTTTCATATTTTGTGTGAAGAAGAGAAACTAGAGATTGAAAAAACAAAAAGTTTGATAGAAAACTATCTTTATGATAGTAGAAAACCATTAAGTGATGATATTGTAAATATTCTTTTAGTAAAACCAAAACTATTGGAGAGAAAAAAAATAATACCTAGGGTTTTGGATAGAATCGTGGAGTTTGTGGATAAGTTTTATAATTTTAGTTAA
- the lpdA gene encoding dihydrolipoyl dehydrogenase gives MNEVKTQVLVIGAGPGGYSAAFRCADLGLETVIVERHPTLGGVCLNVGCIPSKALLHVAKVVEEAKHIEKAGIFYESPKIDIKKIAEYKSGVVKKLTGGLDAMAKMRKVQHIQGVAKFLDEHSVEVDLANGEKTKVTFDYCIIAAGSQSSKMSFIPHEDPRIWDSTNALEVKEVPKKLLILGGGIIGLEMGTVYSTLGSQVDVAIRGEQLMTGTDSDIIKLYTKANSNRFNIMTKTQTQSIIPKNEGIYVEFKGDNAPKEGILYDAVLVALGRSANGNKLGLENTNVEVNEQGLIKVDNQLRTKVPHIFAIGDIIGQPMLAHKAVHEGHVAAEVIAGHKVFFEPKQIPSIAYTFPEIAWAGMTEIEAKKAGINYEVSTFPWSASGRALASDVASTGMTKLIFDKDTHQLIGGAIVGENAGELLGEISLALEMDCDAEDIGLTIHAHPTLHESIGMAAEIFEGTITDLPNAKAIKRK, from the coding sequence ATGAATGAAGTAAAAACTCAAGTTTTAGTAATAGGAGCAGGTCCTGGTGGATATTCTGCTGCCTTTAGATGTGCAGATTTAGGTTTAGAGACAGTTATAGTTGAACGACACCCTACTTTGGGTGGAGTTTGCCTAAATGTTGGGTGTATTCCTTCAAAAGCTTTACTTCATGTAGCTAAAGTAGTTGAAGAGGCAAAACATATAGAAAAAGCTGGTATTTTTTATGAAAGCCCAAAAATAGATATTAAAAAAATAGCTGAGTATAAAAGTGGTGTTGTAAAAAAACTAACTGGTGGTTTAGATGCAATGGCTAAAATGAGAAAAGTACAACATATTCAAGGTGTTGCAAAATTCTTAGATGAGCATAGTGTTGAAGTTGATTTAGCAAATGGCGAAAAAACAAAAGTTACTTTTGATTATTGTATTATTGCAGCTGGAAGTCAAAGCTCAAAAATGTCGTTTATACCTCATGAAGACCCAAGAATTTGGGATTCTACAAATGCACTAGAAGTAAAAGAAGTACCAAAAAAACTTTTAATCTTAGGTGGTGGAATAATTGGACTTGAAATGGGTACAGTTTATTCAACATTAGGAAGTCAAGTTGATGTTGCAATCAGAGGTGAACAACTAATGACTGGAACTGATAGCGATATAATCAAACTTTATACAAAAGCAAATTCAAATAGATTTAATATTATGACAAAAACTCAAACTCAAAGCATAATTCCAAAAAATGAAGGAATTTATGTAGAGTTTAAAGGAGACAATGCTCCAAAAGAGGGAATTTTATATGATGCTGTTTTAGTAGCTCTTGGAAGAAGTGCAAATGGGAATAAACTTGGACTTGAAAATACAAATGTAGAGGTAAATGAGCAAGGACTTATCAAAGTTGATAATCAACTACGAACAAAAGTTCCTCATATTTTTGCTATTGGAGATATTATTGGTCAACCTATGCTTGCTCACAAAGCTGTTCATGAAGGTCATGTAGCTGCTGAAGTTATTGCAGGACATAAAGTATTCTTTGAACCAAAACAAATTCCATCTATTGCCTATACATTCCCAGAGATTGCTTGGGCTGGAATGACTGAAATTGAAGCTAAAAAAGCTGGAATCAACTATGAAGTTTCAACTTTTCCATGGAGTGCAAGTGGTAGAGCATTAGCAAGTGATGTTGCCTCTACTGGTATGACAAAACTAATTTTTGACAAAGATACACACCAATTAATTGGTGGTGCAATAGTTGGAGAAAATGCTGGAGAACTTTTAGGAGAAATCTCACTAGCTCTTGAAATGGATTGTGATGCTGAAGATATAGGTCTTACAATTCATGCTCACCCAACATTGCATGAGTCTATTGGTATGGCTGCTGAAATTTTCGAAGGAACAATCACAGATTTACCAAATGCAAAAGCTATAAAGAGAAAATAA
- a CDS encoding lipoate--protein ligase family protein translates to MKFNNKFRLIITQKLNAKVNSNIDKALFKTFNNNSLAILRLYSWEDGITFGAGQNIEDYSNLLKEYKDNVGKRVTGGGVLFHGHDISYTILVNPKTIENCDVKETYFLICQFLIKFYENLGLKPHFAKDDKEIVLSKSPFCQVGFEAYDIIINGKKIGGNAQKRAKNCILQHGSIPLFTKSNDEVFGSSLQDFGIGLSFEEAKDGLIKAFKEVFEVDFINDDLNEEEKNILKKFEEEN, encoded by the coding sequence ATGAAGTTTAACAATAAATTTAGATTGATTATAACACAAAAGCTTAACGCAAAAGTTAATTCAAATATTGATAAAGCATTATTTAAAACTTTTAATAACAATAGTCTAGCTATTTTAAGGCTCTATTCTTGGGAAGATGGTATCACTTTTGGGGCAGGGCAAAATATAGAAGATTATTCAAATTTACTAAAAGAGTATAAAGATAATGTAGGAAAAAGAGTAACAGGTGGTGGAGTTTTGTTTCATGGACATGATATTTCATATACTATTTTAGTAAACCCAAAAACAATAGAAAATTGTGATGTCAAAGAGACATATTTTTTAATTTGCCAATTTTTAATAAAATTTTATGAGAATTTGGGCTTAAAACCACATTTTGCAAAGGATGATAAAGAGATAGTTTTAAGTAAAAGCCCATTTTGTCAAGTTGGTTTTGAAGCTTATGATATTATAATAAATGGTAAAAAAATAGGTGGAAATGCACAAAAAAGAGCAAAAAATTGTATTTTACAACATGGTTCTATTCCACTTTTTACTAAATCAAATGATGAAGTTTTTGGAAGTTCATTACAAGATTTTGGAATAGGTTTAAGTTTTGAAGAGGCAAAAGATGGTTTAATAAAAGCTTTTAAAGAGGTTTTTGAAGTAGATTTTATAAATGATGATTTAAATGAAGAAGAGAAAAATATTTTAAAAAAATTTGAAGAGGAAAATTAA
- the aceE gene encoding pyruvate dehydrogenase (acetyl-transferring), homodimeric type has product MTKLNLEDINPLETKEWMEALEAVIEEEGVERAHFLLEKLIDKSRRSGAHLPYSATTAYINTISPSEEPKMPANMDLERKIRSIIRWNAQIMVQRASNKHLELGGHIASFQSSATLYDVAFNHFFRAPNEKDGGDLIFFQGHISPGIYARSFLEGRFTQDQMDNFRQEAFNDGLSSYPHPKLMPSYWQFPTVSMGLGPLQAIYQARFLKYLTNRGIKDCSEQKVYCFMGDGETDEPESLGAIGMAAREGLDNLIFVINCNLQRLDGPVRGNGKIIQELEGEFRGAGWEVIKVIWGGLWDSLLEKDTSGKLLELMEQTVDGEYQNFKQKGGAYTRENFFNKFPETAKLVENLSDNDIWKLNRGGHDPVKVYAAYKKANETKGRPSVILAKTVKGYGMGSAAEGMNIAHQVKKVDVNHLKQFRDRFDLPISDEEVESYSYYKPDENSPEIKYLKERRAALGGFVPQRLEKFTNKLQIPALSDFEAITAGSGDREISTTMAFVRVLNALLKDKNIGKNIVPIVPDEARTFGMEGMFRQFGIYSSAGQKYIPQDKDQVAFYKEDIKGQVLQEGINELGAMSSWIAAATSYSINDYPMIPFYIFYSMFGFQRTGDLCYAAGDQKARGFLVGGTSGRTTLNGEGLQHEDGHSHILANTVPNCITYDPTYGYEVAVIVQDGINRMYGEKQEDIFYYITTLNENYAQPAMPQGVEEGIIKGIYKVKTFEAKNDFKVKLLGSGSIFQEAIKAAEILASEYNIKVDIYSVTSYNELTREAQDIERENLLNLDKTPLIPYVEKVLGSNEDNIIISATDYIKAYSEQLIPYVKGSFKALGTDGFGRSDSRANLRKFFEVDTNFIVYTTLAQLAKNGKIDKKVAIEAKNKYEIDSNRITPRNA; this is encoded by the coding sequence ATGACAAAGTTAAATTTAGAAGATATTAACCCTCTTGAAACAAAAGAGTGGATGGAAGCTTTAGAGGCTGTTATAGAAGAAGAAGGAGTTGAGAGAGCTCATTTTCTACTAGAAAAATTAATAGATAAATCAAGAAGAAGTGGAGCTCATTTACCTTATAGTGCAACAACTGCATATATAAATACAATTTCTCCTTCTGAAGAACCAAAAATGCCAGCAAATATGGATTTAGAAAGAAAAATAAGATCAATTATTAGATGGAATGCACAAATTATGGTTCAAAGAGCTTCAAATAAGCATTTAGAACTTGGTGGTCATATAGCATCATTTCAATCATCAGCAACACTTTATGATGTAGCTTTTAATCACTTTTTTAGAGCACCAAATGAGAAAGATGGTGGAGATTTAATATTTTTCCAAGGACACATTAGTCCAGGTATCTATGCAAGAAGCTTTTTAGAAGGAAGATTTACACAAGATCAAATGGATAATTTTAGACAAGAAGCATTCAATGATGGATTATCTTCATATCCTCACCCAAAATTAATGCCTTCATATTGGCAATTCCCAACAGTTTCTATGGGACTTGGACCTTTACAAGCAATCTATCAAGCAAGATTTTTAAAATACCTTACAAATAGAGGAATAAAAGATTGTAGTGAGCAAAAAGTATATTGCTTTATGGGAGATGGAGAGACAGATGAACCTGAATCTTTAGGTGCTATTGGAATGGCTGCAAGAGAAGGTTTAGACAATCTTATTTTTGTAATCAATTGTAATTTACAAAGATTAGATGGTCCAGTAAGAGGAAATGGAAAAATTATCCAAGAGCTTGAAGGTGAGTTTAGAGGAGCTGGTTGGGAAGTAATCAAAGTTATTTGGGGAGGTCTATGGGATAGTTTACTAGAGAAAGATACTTCTGGAAAACTTCTTGAGTTAATGGAACAAACAGTTGATGGAGAATACCAAAACTTCAAACAAAAAGGTGGAGCATATACAAGAGAGAATTTCTTTAATAAATTCCCAGAGACTGCAAAATTAGTTGAAAATTTAAGTGACAACGATATTTGGAAATTAAATAGAGGTGGTCATGACCCTGTAAAAGTTTATGCAGCTTACAAAAAAGCAAATGAGACAAAAGGAAGACCTTCTGTTATTTTAGCAAAAACTGTAAAAGGTTACGGTATGGGAAGTGCTGCTGAAGGTATGAATATCGCTCACCAAGTTAAAAAAGTAGATGTAAATCATCTAAAACAGTTTAGAGATAGATTTGATTTACCAATAAGTGATGAAGAAGTTGAGTCTTACTCTTATTATAAACCAGATGAAAATTCACCTGAAATTAAATATTTAAAAGAAAGACGAGCAGCTCTTGGTGGATTTGTACCTCAAAGACTTGAGAAATTTACAAACAAACTACAAATTCCAGCTTTAAGTGATTTTGAAGCAATAACAGCAGGAAGTGGAGATAGAGAAATCTCTACAACAATGGCATTTGTAAGAGTTTTAAATGCTTTATTAAAAGATAAAAATATAGGTAAAAATATTGTTCCAATAGTTCCTGATGAAGCTAGAACATTTGGTATGGAAGGTATGTTTAGACAATTTGGTATCTACTCAAGTGCTGGGCAAAAATATATTCCACAAGATAAAGACCAAGTTGCATTCTATAAAGAGGATATTAAAGGGCAAGTTTTACAAGAAGGAATTAATGAACTAGGAGCTATGAGTTCATGGATAGCAGCTGCTACATCATATTCAATAAATGACTATCCAATGATTCCATTTTATATTTTCTACTCTATGTTTGGATTCCAAAGAACTGGTGACTTATGTTACGCAGCAGGTGACCAAAAAGCTAGAGGTTTCTTAGTTGGTGGAACAAGTGGTAGAACTACACTAAATGGAGAAGGTTTACAACACGAAGATGGGCACTCTCATATTTTAGCAAATACAGTTCCAAATTGTATTACTTATGACCCAACTTATGGATATGAAGTTGCTGTTATAGTACAAGATGGTATTAATAGAATGTATGGAGAAAAACAAGAAGATATTTTCTACTATATTACAACTTTAAATGAAAATTATGCTCAACCAGCAATGCCACAAGGTGTTGAAGAGGGAATTATAAAAGGAATTTACAAAGTAAAAACTTTTGAAGCAAAAAATGATTTTAAAGTTAAACTTTTAGGTTCTGGATCAATCTTCCAAGAAGCAATAAAAGCAGCTGAAATTTTAGCTAGTGAATATAATATAAAAGTAGATATTTACTCTGTTACTTCATACAATGAATTAACAAGAGAAGCACAAGATATCGAAAGAGAAAATTTACTAAATCTTGATAAAACTCCTCTTATACCTTATGTAGAAAAAGTTTTAGGAAGCAATGAAGATAATATAATAATTAGTGCAACTGATTATATAAAAGCATATTCAGAGCAACTAATCCCTTATGTAAAAGGAAGTTTCAAAGCTTTAGGAACTGACGGTTTTGGAAGAAGTGATAGTAGAGCAAATTTAAGAAAATTCTTTGAAGTTGATACAAACTTTATAGTTTATACAACTTTAGCTCAACTAGCAAAAAATGGGAAAATAGACAAAAAAGTAGCTATTGAAGCTAAAAATAAATATGAGATTGATTCAAATAGAATCACTCCAAGAAATGCTTAA